The Populus alba chromosome 4, ASM523922v2, whole genome shotgun sequence genome contains a region encoding:
- the LOC118050724 gene encoding B3 domain-containing transcription factor VRN1, translating into MATRKEVRPPRSLQADQSPSWHFFKIITQSTLKDKKLRIPNKFARKFGEELSDVAKVVLPNGHSWQIGLTKANNSVSFDDGWLQFLEHHSVGYGHLLVFGYRGCSNFNALIFDKTACEIPYHRCRGGTSGGKINYDEKCSLYDVDVMKDEGTIESIDSQYCCALESGVFDEDAGESRQKHPSKPPPSENNAQERPCFERSGDKRGKIPVMKEHIVMAELDDTDESTRRKLSKKCRLPRPHGSLVDETKVNKGKSKIKFDETEFSLLCGEDTDIIACGFAKASEESKKAIHAARMFRPKHPSFMVLLRSYNKCFVPVPAEFSKRHLSGVSEHIKLQVSDGRQWPLRLNKTQRARMIMSRGWNEFKRENNLKEGDVCVFELIKNKKISLQVSMFRAVDGSGPSN; encoded by the exons ATGGCTACCCGGAAGGAAGTGCGGCCACCCAGGAGTCTTCAGGCGGATCAGAGCCCGTCGTGGCATTTCTTCAAGATAATCACTCAGAGTACCTTAAAAGATAAGAAGCTG AGGATTCCAAATAAGTTTGCGAGGAAATTTGGGGAAGAACTTTCTGATGTTGCTAAAGTTGTTCTACCCAATGGCCATTCCTGGCAAATAGGATTAACAAAAGCCAACAACAGCGTTTCGTTTGATGATGGTTGGCTACAGTTCTTAGAGCACCATTCAGTCGGTTATGGGCACCTTTTAGTCTTTGGATATAGAGGTTGCTCTAATTTTAATGCTCTCATATTTGATAAGACTGCATGTGAGATTCCGTATCATAGATGCAGGGGAGGGACTAGTGGTGGAAAGATCAATTACGATGAAAAATGTTCACTATATGATGTAGATGTAATGAAAGATGAAGGTACAATTGAAAGCATTGATTCCCAATATTGTTGCGCGCTGGAAAGTGGAGTTTTTGATGAAGATGCAGGGGAATCAAGACAAAAGCACCCATCTAAGCCTCCTCCATCAGAGAACAATGCCCAAGAGAGGCCATGTTTTGAACGTTCCGGTGACAAAAGAGGCAAAATACCTGTGATGAAAGAGCATATTGTTATGGCCGAGTTAGATGATACTGATGAATCAACGAGAAGGAAGCTGTCTAAGAAATGTAGATTGCCTAGGCCACATGGATCCTTGGTAGATGAAACCAAGGTCAACAAGGggaaatctaaaattaaatttg ATGAAACTGAATTTTCACTGCTCTGCGGAGAAGATACGGACATCATTGCTTGTGGATTTGCAAAGGCTTCAGAAGAAAGCAAGAAGGCAATTCATGCCGCCAGAATGTTCAGGCCTAAACATCCTTCTTTCATGGTCCTGTTACGGTCATACAATAAGTGTTTTGTG CCTGTGCCGGCTGAATTCTCTAAAAGACATTTAAGTGGAGTTTCAGAACATATTAAACTTCAAGTTTCTGATGGAAGACAATGGCCTCTCCGTCTCAATAAAACACAACGTGCCCGCATGATTATGTCAAGGGGATGGAATGAATTTAAAAGGGAAAACAACTTGAAGGAAGGAGATGTATGTGTTTTTGAGCtgatcaagaacaaaaaaatttcactaCAAGTTTCAATGTTCCGTGCAGTTGATGGCAGCGGACCTTCAAATTGA
- the LOC118050726 gene encoding uncharacterized protein, producing the protein MAATSATFSPPTLVASAVSSPKRKQTNVNYITGLNSFGGLKAHNSVSSLGLSAGTEQSFAKIVSSLRAPSKGKGGSGGALSSTCSDVGEIFRIAAIMNGLVLVGVAVGFVLLRIEAFVEETE; encoded by the coding sequence ATGGCAGCAACCTCGGCAACATTTTCTCCACCAACACTTGTTGCTTCCGCAGTTAGCAGTCCCAAGAGGAAGCAAACCAATGTAAATTACATAACAGGACTGAATTCTTTTGGTGGGCTAAAAGCTCACAACAGCGTGAGTTCATTAGGCTTGTCAGCAGGCACTGAGCAGTCGTTTGCAAAGATTGTGAGTTCATTGAGAGCTCCATCGAAAGGTAAAGGCGGAAGTGGAGGTGCTCTCTCTTCAACCTGTAGCGATGTTGGTGAGATATTTAGGATAGCAGCAATCATGAATGGGCTTGTACTTGTTGGGGTTGCTGTCGGGTTCGTTCTTCTTCGAATCGAGGCTTTTGTGGAGGAGACTGAGTGA
- the LOC118050727 gene encoding cytochrome P450 CYP82D47, with protein MELQEITLYALLLGIISLFLSTKYATTNKKKGKMPPEPAGSWPIIGHLHLLGGANQLLHRTFGVMADKYGPIFSVCHGIRRVLVVSNWEIVKECLATNDMVFAARPKYLAVKIMGYDHAMLGFAPYGQYWRDMRKLTMVELLSNSRLEMLKHVRDTEIKLLLKDLHDRSIKNGGHVMVEMKEKFGNLTMNIIVRMLAGKRYFGTDTNGDEESARFQKALGDFFYLLGLFLVSDAVPFLGWLDFVKGFVGKMKRTATEIDSAFSSWVEDHRRNRLNGSIDEEERDFIHVLLSNLEDGKISAVDTDTAIKGTCLSLILGGHDTTFVTLTWALSLILNNREVIEKARDELDIQVGKHRQVDETDIKNLVYLQAIVKETMRLYPAAPLSAPRQAMEDCTVAGFHIPAGTRLLVNLWKLHRDPNIWTNPLEFQPERFLKEHANLDVRGQDFEYVPFGSGRRMCPGISLALQVLHLTLARLLHGFEMGRVSDALIDMSEGPGTTMPKETPLEVILCPRLHSSLYEC; from the exons ATGGAGCTGCAAGAAATCACCTTATATGCCCTTCTTCTTGGTATAATTTCTCTCTTCCTGTCCACAAAATATGCCAcgacaaacaagaaaaaaggcaAGATGCCACCAGAGCCAGCAGGGTCATGGCCAATTATCGGTCACCTGCATCTTCTTGGAGGAGCGAACCAGCTACTACATAGAACATTTGGGGTCATGGCCGATAAGTACGGGCCAATCTTCTCTGTCTGCCATGGAATTCGTCGAGTGCTGGTTGTGAGCAACTGGGAAATTGTGAAGGAATGTTTAGCTACCAACGACATGGTTTTTGCTGCACGTCCGAAATACTTGGCCGTAAAAATCATGGGCTACGACCATGCTATGCTCGGCTTTGCACCTTATGGGCAGTATTGGCGTGATATGAGAAAGCTAACCATGGTTGAGCTCCTCTCAAACAGCAGGCTTGAGATGCTCAAGCACGTACGGGACACAGAAATTAAGTTGCTTCTGAAGGACTTACATGACAGATCAATAAAGAATGGAGGGCATGTTATGGTGGAAATGAAGGAGAAGTTTGGGAACTTGACAATGAACATAATAGTAAGAATGCTTGCTGGGAAGCGATATTTTGGTACTGATACAAACGGAGATGAGGAGTCGGCGAGATTTCAAAAGGCTTTGGGAGATTTCTTCTATCTATTGGGGTTATTCTTGGTTTCAGATGCTGTTCCATTTCTTGGTTGGTTGGATTTTGTCAAGGGATTTGTAGGCAAAATGAAGAGGACAGCAACGGAGATAGACTCTGCGTTTAGTAGCTGGGTGGAGGATCATCGCCGAAACCGGCTCAATGGAAGCATCGACGAGGAGGAGAGAGATTTTATTCATGTTCTGCTTTCTAACTTGGAAGACGGCAAGATTTCTGCTGTTGACACTGATACTGCAATTAAGGGCACTTGCTTG AGCCTCATTTTGGGTGGCCACGACACGACATTTGTGACTCTTACATGGGCACTATCTTTGATATTGAACAACCGCGAAGTTATTGAAAAGGCACGAGATGAGCTTGACATTCAAGTAGGAAAGCACCGGCAAGTTGACGAGACAGACATAAAGAACCTCGTATACTTACAAGCCATTGTAAAGGAAACAATGAGACTATACCCTGCTGCCCCGCTTTCAGCCCCGAGGCAAGCCATGGAGGATTGCACGGTAGCTGGCTTCCACATCCCGGCGGGCACACGCCTTTTGGTTAACCTGTGGAAGTTGCACCGTGATCCCAACATTTGGACTAACCCATTGGAATTTCAGCCTGAGAGGTTCCTGAAGGAGCATGCCAATCTGGATGTGAGGGGTCAAGATTTTGAATACGTACCATTTGGGTCTGGAAGAAGAATGTGCCCAGGGATTTCCTTGGCGCTCCAGGTTTTGCACTTGACACTGGCTCGACTGCTTCATGGTTTTGAAATGGGGAGAGTTTCAGACGCTCTAATCGATATGAGTGAAGGCCCTGGTACCACTATGCCCAAGGAAACACCATTGGAGGTCATCCTCTGCCCAAGGCTACACTCAAGTCTATATGAATGTTAA